One stretch of Cellulomonas wangsupingiae DNA includes these proteins:
- a CDS encoding aspartate/glutamate racemase family protein, which translates to MRTLGVIGGMSWYSTAEYYRIVNSVVQERLGGHHSAHLLLESLDFAQVRELQLADDWDAAGALLADAGRRLQAAGADAVLIATNLMHKVAPAVEAALDVPLLHIADAVAEVATAAGHRTLGVLGTRWVMAEPFYADRLARHGIATLVPDAPAQEEVDRIIFDELTQGSAPEGSRARLRGVVADLRAAGADAVVLACTELELALPPDDGPVPLIASARVHAEAAAAYALAGARVPTGGR; encoded by the coding sequence GTGCGCACCCTCGGCGTCATCGGCGGCATGAGCTGGTACTCGACCGCGGAGTACTACCGGATCGTCAACTCGGTGGTCCAGGAGCGGCTGGGCGGGCACCACAGCGCGCACCTGCTGCTGGAGTCGCTGGACTTCGCGCAGGTGCGCGAGCTGCAGCTCGCCGACGACTGGGACGCCGCCGGTGCGCTGCTCGCGGACGCGGGTCGACGCCTCCAGGCCGCCGGTGCGGACGCCGTGCTCATCGCGACCAACCTCATGCACAAGGTGGCGCCCGCCGTGGAGGCCGCCCTCGACGTGCCGCTGCTGCACATCGCCGACGCGGTGGCCGAGGTCGCCACCGCCGCGGGGCACCGCACCCTGGGCGTCCTGGGGACGCGCTGGGTGATGGCCGAGCCGTTCTACGCCGACCGGCTGGCGCGGCACGGCATCGCGACGCTCGTGCCGGACGCGCCCGCGCAGGAGGAGGTCGACCGGATCATCTTCGACGAGCTCACGCAGGGCAGCGCGCCGGAGGGCTCCCGGGCCCGGCTGCGCGGCGTCGTGGCGGACCTGCGCGCGGCCGGCGCCGACGCGGTGGTCCTGGCGTGCACCGAGCTGGAGCTCGCCCTCCCGCCGGACGACGGCCCCGTGCCGCTCATCGCGTCGGCCCGCGTGCACGCGGAGGCGGCGGCGGCCTACGCCCTGGCCGGGGCGCGCGTGCCCACCGGCGGCCGCTGA